The sequence below is a genomic window from Lolium perenne isolate Kyuss_39 chromosome 7, Kyuss_2.0, whole genome shotgun sequence.
TCTGCAGGAGTACGGTCAAGTTCTTAATTTGGGCATATTTTTTAGTTCAGGATTGgtagcattttttttttttttggcgaaGTTCCATGAACTCTGCTACAGAAGATGttcaagaaagaaagaaatgtcgaCTCAAACGAGATGATAACCACAAGAAACGTACTCTTATTAGTACTTCAATAATCATACAGACCATTGGGGATTATTACCTATTCCCCTTATGAGCAAGCGCATCACAATAGCAGAATGTGTACTGCAAGAATCACACGACGGTGCTGATCCAAGCACATAAGTACGTTTTTCTTGGATCAGCGGTCTACGTCGCCCCCCTCGGATTTCGGGGACGCCGCCGCCTTGGCCGCGGCGGCCGGATAGCCTCCTCTGACGTCGTCGCCAGATGAGAAGGCCATCTCCTGGATCTTGATGGACGCGCTAGAGCTGAAGACGAGGAGGGGCTTCTTCCGCGGCACGGGCACCGGGTCCGCCTCGCCGTTGAGTATCTGCACCACCCGCCGCATCGCCGGCCGCTCCTCGCAGTTCGGGTTGGCGCAGCTCAGGCCCACGAGCAGCAGCCGCAGCATCCCCTCCCGGTCGAACTCGCTGTTCAGCCGCGCGTCGGCGGCCTCGATGAGCCGGTCCTCGCCGTGCAGTCGCCACACCCAATCCACCAGGTTCACGTTCTTGCTGCCGCTCCCGCCGCCGTCCTCCCTGTCGATCGGCCGCCTGCCGCAGCACACCTCGAGCACCACCACGCCGTAGCTGAAGACGTCGGTCTGGTCGGTGGCCTTGCCGGACTGCAGGTACTCGGGCGCGAGGTACCCCATGGTGCCAGCGGTGAGCGTGGACATGGGGCTCTGGCCGTGGTCCATGAGCCGGGCGAGCCCGAAGTCGCCGAGCCGCGGGCTGAGGTTCGCGTCGAGCAAGATGTTCCCCGTCTTGATGTCCCGGTGGATCACGCGCTGCTCGCACTCCTGGTGGAGGTATGCCAGCACGGACGCGATGCCGGCGGCGACGTTGTGGCGCTCCGGCCAGGAGAGCGTGCAGGGGTCGCCGTAGAGCGCCTTGTCGAGGCTGCCGTTGGGCATGTACTCGTAGACGAGCAGCAGCTCGCCGTTCTCGTCGCACCAGCCCTCCAGCTGGACCAGGTTCTTGTGGCGGAGGCAGGCGATGACGGAGAGCTCGGCCACGAACTCGTTCCGGCTCTGGTGCGCCTGCGTCGACCGCTTCACCGCGTAGGTTgtagcgacggcggcggcgcccgGCATGCCGCAGGCCTTGTACACCGTGCCGAACGCGCCCCGGCCGATGACTCTGCTCGCGTGGAACCCCCTGGTCGCGGCGCTCAGCTCCTTGTGGCTGAACTTCCTCGGCCCCTTGAGCAGCAGCTCCGGCAGGAGGAGGGCGTGCTTGTTTCTCCTGAAGGAGGTGAGCTCTAACAGCTTCTTGACGGACACCCACGCGAAGAACGCGAACGCGGCGGCGAGCGCGACGGGGCCGAGGATGCTTATGGCGAGGCCGAACCTTTTCTTCCTGGTGGCAGCGGAGGCGTTGGTGGTGACCACGCTGGGCGGTGCATGCTCTGAGTCGTTTCCAGTGGCAGAGGAGGcgttggtggtggtggttgccGGCGACGGCAAGCCGAAGGTCCGAAATGTCCACTCTTTGATGGTGTGCTGCTGGGTGCTCCCCTCCGTGGACGCCGAGAAGCCGACGTACATGTCGCCCACGAGGTGCGGCGAGAGGTCGACGGCCACGGAGAGCACGGGGCGCGTCGGCTTGACACCGCCGGAGACGCTCAGGGAGACCTCGAGCAGGCGGTCGGCGCCGCGGTACTCGATCCACGCGGTGGTGAGGTTGCCGCTCTTGAGCACGATTGCGGAGGCGGCGAGGTCGACGGCCTGCAGGGACACCGGCGAGCCGACGTCCAGCCCCACGTGGTTGTCGCTCGGGTCGCCCAGGCCGGGGTTGAGCATGGTGTCGAACTCGACGGCCACGATGACGGGGCcggactcgtcgtcgtcgtcgttgggGACGGCGGCGGAGGAGACGGATGAGTTGAAGAGGCCGAGGTAGCCGCCGGTAGCGCCGAGCGTGGTgcgggcgggggagaggaagaaggcgacgccgtcgccgccggagGAGCCGGGGTTCTGGGTGGCGATGACGAAGGAGAACCTGGCGGCGAATGAGGCGGTCGCGTTGCCGCTGTTGACGCGGAAGGAGACGGCGCGGGTGCAGAGGACGGTGCCGGCGCTGGAGGATGGCACGCCGGTGTCGCGCGTGAGGCCGACGGAGCCGTTGCGCAGGAAGGCGTCGCCCAGCAGGGTGAGGTCCGAGAAGGAGAGCGTGGCCGAGTCGATGCTCAGGTTGGTCTTCCCCGGCGCTGAGGTTGAGGAGGAAGCGGGCTGGGGTGCTAGTGCGGCGGTTAGGAGGAGCGGCAGGAGGCGGATGAGGAggaggtcggcggccattggtggCGGTGGCGAGAGGCTGGGATCATGAGAAGATTTGGTAGTGTATTATCGAGCGATCAGCTCGGGGATTCCGACAGGACAGCAGTAGGGGTTCGCGAGTGATGGTGTTTTTTATGGGTCTAACGGTCGGATTCGCGCGTTTGAACGCAACGGTCGGGTCATAGTTGGATCCTGCAGCTGCACTTTTCGTGTGGGGATGATGGCTTCACAGTTTCATGATGCGTTGGAAAGGGCCAACGACAAGTGAGATCTCGTCGATTTCAACAAATTTGACCATTTTTGCTGAATGTTCAGCCGGATGTAACcttgtattttttttctttcaaaatcTAACCCATTTTGGTAGGGCGCTACCCGAATGTGCATGGGACCCAGCAAACTATCTTGTTTAATTTGAGAAATTCCAGAAATATATGTATTTATGTAAGCAATTTTTAGCATAATTGTGTGCTTTTGTGGCATTATATAAAAATTGTTTTGATGGAAACCATGATGTCCTATTTTCTGAAAATTAACACTACCCTAATTCTGACTGCATTTTCAATCATGTTGTATTGCTCATGTACTTTTAATTCAAAAAAATTCTTTAACTTTACTTTTTAGCGATGAGTATTTCAGCACAAAATGAACGGAAATCGACTCATTTGTTCAAAGATAACAGTAGTACACAATAGCACACACATTGCTTGGCCTACAACACACCCGAGACTAAACATCTACACACACACATAGACAGATAGCAAACATAAATCCTGGTGTATATACATCTACACATGAACATCAACCCTTATTGGGCTTGCCATTGATGTC
It includes:
- the LOC127317218 gene encoding probable L-type lectin-domain containing receptor kinase S.7, coding for MAADLLLIRLLPLLLTAALAPQPASSSTSAPGKTNLSIDSATLSFSDLTLLGDAFLRNGSVGLTRDTGVPSSSAGTVLCTRAVSFRVNSGNATASFAARFSFVIATQNPGSSGGDGVAFFLSPARTTLGATGGYLGLFNSSVSSAAVPNDDDDESGPVIVAVEFDTMLNPGLGDPSDNHVGLDVGSPVSLQAVDLAASAIVLKSGNLTTAWIEYRGADRLLEVSLSVSGGVKPTRPVLSVAVDLSPHLVGDMYVGFSASTEGSTQQHTIKEWTFRTFGLPSPATTTTNASSATGNDSEHAPPSVVTTNASAATRKKRFGLAISILGPVALAAAFAFFAWVSVKKLLELTSFRRNKHALLLPELLLKGPRKFSHKELSAATRGFHASRVIGRGAFGTVYKACGMPGAAAVATTYAVKRSTQAHQSRNEFVAELSVIACLRHKNLVQLEGWCDENGELLLVYEYMPNGSLDKALYGDPCTLSWPERHNVAAGIASVLAYLHQECEQRVIHRDIKTGNILLDANLSPRLGDFGLARLMDHGQSPMSTLTAGTMGYLAPEYLQSGKATDQTDVFSYGVVVLEVCCGRRPIDREDGGGSGSKNVNLVDWVWRLHGEDRLIEAADARLNSEFDREGMLRLLLVGLSCANPNCEERPAMRRVVQILNGEADPVPVPRKKPLLVFSSSASIKIQEMAFSSGDDVRGGYPAAAAKAAASPKSEGGDVDR